ggatactgaaaacattaaaaagaaGCTGAAATGGGTAACCTGGCAAGTTCTTAGGATGAGTGTAACAGATACCATCATCTTGATTAACAGTTGGGATGAACTCATCAATGAAAGGGTGGGAGCTTAAACCCAACAAACCAGATTTTGCAAGCAAATGCCAGATGATCTCTGGATCAGAAGGATCGAATTTCACACCTCGTGGCAAGCCTGGCCAGTCATCAACTTCCTGGAATATGTAACAAAACTTTTGTGTGAGAATCGTAGATAtgaaaaagaaactaaagaaagAGAGCAAACCGTACATCGTTGTTGTCAATGACGTGACTACAGTTGGGACAGTGTCTAGTAGGATTGCTGTTCCACACCACTTGGTGCGAGTCAGAATGACTCGATGCACTCTTTATTTTAGTTGCGATTCGGTTACTATCAACCAGCCACGATCGTCTGCAAGAAAAGCATTAATTGATGAAGACAGTAAGTTCATAGCCACaacaatgagaaaaaaaaagatgttacCAAACAAAACACATAGGCTGTAATGAAAGAgctagaaaaaaaacaaacttatcCAAACAGTACCATCAACactaggaaaaaaaaactctttagcGCTAAACTTATACATCAGCAGAAAATTAAAATCAGAGAGCTCCATTGACTCagaagtttgaaacttttttttttcgattgaAATTGACAGTAATCGTAGTTAAAGCAAAATCAAAACTCGATATAACCTAGACGAGTTCGAGAGCGATATAGAAGAAGGATAGTGCTTCTTACCCAGCCATGATAGAGCTcgatgatgatgagaatgaagaggagaagaagaaccCTAAGACAAATCTCTAGGGAAGTTTTGAGTTTGATATTTGTGTCCACATTGAAGTTTCCTCGATTATCGATAAACTCGACTCCGCTTTAatactcttttcttttcttttctttttttttttgtttgcgaAGACGAAGAGGGAAACAATttagatttttaagaaaataaaatcccGTAAATAACTGGCAAGTAAAGTGGTGGAGATATATAGAGACGCGCCAGTTTTAATGTCTTTTTGGAAATTACTGGGTGAGACGACGACTTTGAGTTGACTTCCACTGTAACAAGCCTGGTCGTCTAAGATCGACGGTTGTGATTTCTTCCGTGGGTCTTCTAATAACTTTCCTATTATATGGGGCAGGTGGGTGACCAATGGTGATGGTTATGGGTTTAGTTATTTAACATTCGTTAAGATTTAAGACCAGTGACGATCCTTTTTCCGACACAAGGTGGTGGACCTCCCATTAGAGGATTATTGAATTTATTGGTTACAATCCATCCAAACCCCAAAGATCCAAAGCATTCAGCTTTCCATTTGCTTTTcgcatttttaaaaacaaaactagtATTTTTGATATAGTGGAGTTGATGCATTTCACCGGTACAAGAACCTTGCATCGTGAGATTTCACTATTTTAAAAACCAAGGAACtgaaaattttaagatttgCGTTAAGATACCAACAATATACTTATCCACTCAGAGTTATCATTTGAGACGTTCGATGCTTGAACGTAGAAAAGAACCAAGACCAAAGCCAGGATCAAATTCAATTTCCCACCCGTAAAAAGATTTGTCACTAATGTAATGAGTCGACTTTATTCTTTTTCTCACGCAACTTCTCAAGGATTCAAGCACAGTGGATAAATTACATCTTCCTTACAGAAACTGTTGAACTCTTGTACTTGTTTGCTGATGATGGGTTTTTAGACAACGATGAAGCTTTGAATCCTCCGCTCAGTAGACTGGACGCTGACGCTGCACATATTTTCcttctctttgcttctagctccAGTCTTTTCTTGCTTGATGCTGACATCGAGTAAGATGACTCGGGAAAGATGGAAGATGCATGGATCAGAGCTCGTTTATCCTTTCGGTTCTTATCAAACTTGGTCTTGAACTTCACGTTTGATGCAGCTGCAACATCTTCTTCGCTCTTTGGAAGAAGTCTTATCCCCAACCCTAGCTTCCTTGAAGCAGCCTCTTCTTCAGCTACACGCTTCCTGTGTCCCTGGATAACGAGTAAAAGTTAGAAAAGAGGAATCATTAAAATACGAGATTGCAAACTTTGTAACTTACCCTAATTTGTGCGCGTAGAGCTTTGTTTAGGGAGTAGTCATCTGCATGTCTTGCGTCTGAGACTCGCTGGAGACGGACCAAAAGCGGTTCAGCTGCTTTCTTCTTCTGCAAATCAACTTCCTGGTGCTCTAAACGATAAAACGGGTCTGCAAGCTTTCCCTTCTCTGCACCAAGATTATAA
The nucleotide sequence above comes from Brassica napus cultivar Da-Ae chromosome A9, Da-Ae, whole genome shotgun sequence. Encoded proteins:
- the LOC106347141 gene encoding probable splicing factor YJU2B, with the translated sequence MSTLSAARADNFYYPPEWTPEQGSLNKFQGQHPLRERARKLGEGILIIRFEMPYNIWCGGCNSMIAKGVRFNAEKKQVGNYYSTKIWSFAMKAPCCKQEIVIQTDPQNCEYVITSGAQKKVEEYDVEDAETMELTAEEEKGKLADPFYRLEHQEVDLQKKKAAEPLLVRLQRVSDARHADDYSLNKALRAQIRGHRKRVAEEEAASRKLGLGIRLLPKSEEDVAAASNVKFKTKFDKNRKDKRALIHASSIFPESSYSMSASSKKRLELEAKRRKICAASASSLLSGGFKASSLSKNPSSANKYKSSTVSVRKM